Proteins encoded by one window of Hylaeus volcanicus isolate JK05 chromosome 7, UHH_iyHylVolc1.0_haploid, whole genome shotgun sequence:
- the LOC128879408 gene encoding aryl hydrocarbon receptor nuclear translocator homolog isoform X3, with translation MFTVSTIAHSIPGSDPSKMAQKRSASVAHIGSDEDDPSGCKYRRLEGENVQDKERFASRENHCEIERRRRNKMTAYITELSDMVPTCSALARKPDKLTILRMAVAHMKALRGTGNTTTDNTYKPSFLTDQELKHLILEAADGFLFVVSCDTGRIIYVSDSVAPVLNYTQSDWYGTSLYSQVHPDDTEKVREQLSAEEPQHGGRVLDLKTGTVKKEGQSSMRMCMGSRRGFICRMKVGNLQTTGDMAAAHGLHRMKQRNSLGPPARDGQNYAVVHCTGYIKNWPPSGDCVPPCVPGVGLGDRSNVQARPDGVVAHENAGSKYCLVAIGRLQVTSTPNSSDLAGSNSNNEFISRHSAEGKFTFVDQRVGGILGYTPSDLLGHPCYEFFHPEDLTHMRESFEQVLTLKGQVVSVMYRFRAKNRDWVWLRTSAFAFLNPFTDDVEYIVCTNTHAKSFHPGSDGQTEPEAVPAYGQPGLDYSLQRHPARDPLYSGHHMMQHPATVAAAGPQQPRPSSTQNVYQGYETTQSPIAYGSPGQQSASSSVLNRIQKPANTSPTPVQQAWTIGRQQPVTEGYQYSQLSPSRSPSGPTYTQLSSGARTPATQYHAVTTVPNNPGMWGWQSQQHQTPQQDGGQSNPQVTGQAQPPHPAQGGPGTQPQELSDMLQMLQDQGGASGFEELNMFNTNFE, from the exons CAGGGAGAATCACTGCGAGATCGAGCGGCGACGGCGGAACAAGATGACCGCCTACATCACCGAACTTTCGGACATGGTGCCGACATGTTCTGCACTGGCTCGGAAACCCGACAAATTGACCATACTCAGGATGGCGGTCGCCCATATGAAGGCCCTCAGAG GTACCGGAAACACGACCACGGACAACACGTACAAGCCTTCGTTCCTCACCGACCAAGAACTGAAGCACCTGATCCTGGAGGCAGCCGACGGATTCCTGTTCGTGGTGAGCTGCGATACTGGCAGAATCATCTACGTCTCCGACTCCGTCGCACCTGTGCTGAACTACACGCAAAGCGATTGGTACGGCACCAGCCTCTACTCCCAGGTTCATCCTGACGACACCGAGAAGGTGAGGGAACAGCTGAGCGCCGAGGAACCGCAGCACGGAGGCAGAGTGTTAGATCTGAAGACGGGGACCGTGAAGAAGGAAGGCCAGT CGTCGATGAGGATGTGCATGGGCTCGAGGAGAGGGTTCATCTGTCGCATGAAGGTCGGAAATCTTCAGACGACGGGCGACATGGCCGCCGCTCACGGTCTCCACCGCATGAAGCAGAGGAACTCGCTTGGTCCACCGGCCAGGGACGGTCAAAATTACGCCGTGGTTCATTGTACAGGATACATCAAGAACTGGCCCCCCAGCG GTGATTGTGTTCCCCCATGTGTACCAGGTGTGGGTCTAGGTGACAGGAGTAATGTTCAAGCTAGACCCGATGGTGTAGTTGCACATGAAAATGCAGGCAGCAAGTACTGCTTAGTGGCCATTGGACGACTACAGGTCACTAGCACACCAAATAGTAGTGATTTAGCAGGTTCCAATAGCAATAATG aatttatttcgcgTCATTCTGCGGAAGGTAAATTTACCTTTGTGGACCAAAGAGTTGGAGGAATTCTAGGATATACACCCTCAGACCTCTTAGGTCACCCATGTTACGAATTCTTCCACCCAGAGGATTTGACGCACATGCGAGAAAGTTTCGAGCAAG TGCTGACGCTGAAAGGACAAGTAGTGTCTGTGATGTACAGATTTCGAGCCAAAAATCGCGACTGGGTGTGGTTAAGGACGTCTGCGTTTGCCTTTTTAAACCCATTCACCGACGATGTTGAATACATTGTCTGCACAAACACGCATGCAAA GTCATTCCATCCTGGTAGCGATGGTCAGACAGAACCTGAAGCTGTACCTGCCTATGGACAACCTGGCTTAGATTATTCCCTTCAAAGACACCCTGCCAGAGATCCTTTATACTCGGGGCATCATATGATGCAACATCCAGCTACTGTAGCTGCAGCTG GTCCTCAGCAGCCTAGGCCGTCCAGTACACAAAACGTTTATCAGGGATACGAGACAACGCAATCGCCAATAGCGTACGGTTCACCTGGACAGCAGAGCGCATCTTCTTCagttttaaatagaattcaaaAGCCAGCTAACACATCCCCGACTCCAGTGCAACAAGCATGGACCATTGGAAGACAA CAACCAGTGACGGAAGGGTATCAGTACAGTCAATTAAGTCCGTCGAGGTCACCCAGCGGACCAACTTATACTCAACTAAGTAGCGGCGCTAGGACACCAGCTACGCAGTACCATGCAGTCACAACAGTGCCTAACAATCCTG GTATGTGGGGGTGGCAAAGTCAACAACACCAAACACCTCAGCAAGATGGCGGACAATCAAATCCTCAGGTGACAGGCCAAGCGCAACCACCTCATCCTGCCCAGGGTGGTCCTGGCACGCAACCCCAGGAACTCTCGGACATGTTGCAGATGCTACAGGATCAGGGTGGAGCATCTGGTTTCGAGGagttaaatatgtttaatactAATTTCGAGTAG
- the LOC128879409 gene encoding U3 small nucleolar ribonucleoprotein protein MPP10 translates to MAETVLNHVISTIDNNTKKPEEFLSVQNHVALEFKNSIKRLYDFTKEQSERNTNALPELVTEGFDEEQIWQQLELQNESELIHFLTDVSKVLAGSKKLTMPISTSKPEIVHSSDKNVEMEEENISEEEVSEDEEAKLKRESKKQKKLMKKLKTKTSVVDDKFFKLQELDEYLTKEDKKEIQSEKHDQGSDDESVDLFNDFSDDDDNTGEEKLVKYADFFDSPQSDDEGANFSMKNKDTDNKETDDKLLRNSDSENRMDTDNEDEDCSFSKKKVTFNLTNDSDETDSLENKTTNTKDNEEEIKSSLETRQERLQRRIQELEKEALAEKPWQLKGEVSAGSRPQNSLLEEFVEFDITSRPAPVITEQTTFKLEDIIKQRIKDKAWDDVEKKFKPVETPLEYKKKLILDQEKSKQSLSQIYENEYLKQKQALNPENDEKEEEEPKLHKEIREMMHSVFSKLDAFSNFHYTPKPSKPEIKIISNIPAVNMEEVAPVGTSDAALLAPEEIKAKQRGDLIGKVERTKTDMKRERRHKKLRQRARQEALEKKEKLIATKPGIGKKYKKDAELAKKLSKSRNIIKMDETAQKVPKSSTAFFNQLQDQVKSHIKSKTGADTKKKQKNAVSAVKLKL, encoded by the exons aTGGCTGAAACAGTACTTAATCATGTTATTTCGACGATTGATAATAACACTAAGAAACCAGAGGAATTTTTAAG cgTACAAAATCATGTAGCGCTGGAGTTCAAGAATTCTATAAAACGTTTATACGACTTCACAAAAGAACAGTCTGAAAGAAACACAAATGCCCTGCCAGAGCTTGTAACAGAAGGCTTCGACGAAGAGCAGATCTGGCAGCAGCTCGAATTGCAAAATGAAAGCGAGCTTATACACTTCTTAACTGATGTCTCAAAGGTTTTAGCTGGAAGTAAGAAGTTGACGATGCCGATTAGCACAAGTAAACCTGAAATTGTACATAGCAGTGACAAGAATGTAGAGATGGAAGAAGAGAATATTTCTGAGGAAGAAGTTTCGGAAGACGAGGAAGCAAAGTTGAAAAGAGAATcaaagaaacagaagaaactcatgaaaaagttaaaaacCAAAACATCCGTTGTAgatgacaaattttttaaattacaagaatTGGACGAGTATCTGACGAAGGAGgacaagaaagaaatacagAGTGAAAAACATGACCAAGGATCCGATGATGAATCTGTAGATCTATTTAACGATTTTTCCGATGACGATGATAACACTGGAGAAGAGAAACTAGTAAAATATGCAGATTTCTTCGACAGTCCGCAAAGCGACGACGAAGGAGctaatttttctatgaaaaacAAAGATACCGATAATAAAGAAACGGACGATAAACTACTACGCAATAGCGATTCGGAAAATAGGATGGACACGGACAACGAAGATGAAGATTgcagtttttcaaaaaagaaagttacatTCAATCTTACGAACGATTCGGATGAAACTGATAgcttagaaaataaaactacgAATACGAAAGATAACGAGGAAGAAATCAAGTCCTCCCTCGAAACTCGCCAAGAACGATTACAAAGAAGGATTCAAGAGCTAGAAAAGGAAGCACTAGCAGAGAAACCATGGCAACTGAAGGGCGAAGTAAGCGCCGGAAGTAGACCACAGAATTCCTTGTTGGAAGAATTCGTTGAATTCGATATTACCAGTAGACCTGCTCCCGTCATTACTGAGCAAACTACGTTCAAATTAGAGGATATAATAAAGCAAAGAATAAAGGACAAAGCCTGGGACGacgttgaaaagaaattcaaaccAGTGGAGACTCCGTTAGAGTACAAAAAGAAGCTGATCTTAGATCAGGAGAAGAGCAAACAAAGCTTGTCTCAAATTTACGAGAACGAATACCTGAAGCAGAAGCAAGCATTAAATCCGGAGAATgatgaaaaggaagaagaggaaccCAAATTGCATAAAGAAATTCGGGAAATGATGCATTCTGTGTTCTCGAAACTGGATGCATTCTCTAACTTCCATTACACTCCGAAACCG TCTAAGCCGGAGATCAAGATTATTAGCAACATTCCTGCTGTTAACATGGAAGAGGTGGCTCCAGTAGGAACCAGCGATGCTGCATTGTTAGCACCTGAAGAGATTAAAG CCAAACAGCGGGGTGATCTCATTGGTAAAGTGGAAAGAACGAAAACGGACATGAAGCGGGAACGAAGACACAAAAAGTTGAGACAACGCGCGCGACAAGAAGCCTTGGAGAAGAAGGAGAAGTTGATTGCAACGAAGCCAGGAATCGGAAAGAAATACAAGAAAGACGCAGAATTGGCGAAGAAGCTAAGCAAGAGTCGAAACATCATAAAAATGGATGAAACCGCTCAGAAGGTTCCGAAATCGTCTACTGCGTTCTTCAACCAATTGCAAGACCAAGTGAAGAGCCATATTAAATCGAAGACTGGCGCAGACactaaaaagaaacagaaaaatgctGTGTCTGCGGTCAAATTAAAGTTGTaa
- the LOC128880556 gene encoding jerky protein homolog-like, giving the protein MSGKRKKVTLTMEKKLEALFRIDKGEPMKRVATDLGVGASTVSDWKKNRKEIEGFCAKMVSRDSLGNRGTIKKAKNVMLDEALYVWYMQERENGVSISGPMLRQKALSLNNKFSGDPTFTASVGWLGRWKARHGIRLTISGENLLGESIPNDSTDHQLLLEDNLVTVCLSTQEEEEAQDEETKAFLDNRCHEELTSLNHAEATEMLQKLITYFEHQSETLENELITLNHLRDRASKKCLLALKQEKTSDFVK; this is encoded by the coding sequence ATGTcagggaaaagaaaaaaagtgacATTGACTATGGAGAAGAAACTGGAAGCTCTATTCAGAATCGACAAAGGTGAGCCGATGAAACGCGTTGCTACTGACTTGGGGGTAGGGGCATCGACTGTTTCCGACTGGAAAAAGAACAGAAAGGAAATTGAAGGCTTTTGTGCTAAGATGGTTTCCAGGGACAGTTTAGGCAATAGAGGAACGATTAAAAAAGCAAAGAACGTTATGCTCGACGAAGCCCTCTACGTGTGGTACATGCAAGAACGTGAGAATGGTGTCTCGATATCAGGACCGATGCTGAGACAAAAGGCTCTCAGTCTTAACAACAAGTTTAGCGGAGATCCTACTTTCACTGCTAGTGTGGGATGGTTAGGAAGATGGAAAGCGCGTCATGGAATCAGACTTACGATTTCTGGTGAAAATTTGTTAGGGGAATCTATACCTAATGACAGTACGGATCACCAGCTCCTATTGGAAGACAACCTTGTTACCGTATGTTTGTCCACCcaggaagaagaggaggcTCAAGATGAAGAAACAAAAGCTTTTCTAGATAACAGGTGTCACGAAGAATTAACTAGTTTGAATCATGCAGAAGCTACAGAAATgcttcagaaattaataacataCTTCGAACATCAAAGTGAAACTTTAGAGAACGAACTTATAACTCTAAATCATTTACGCGATCGCGCATCGAAAAAGTGTCTATTAGCTTTGAAGCAAGAAAAGACTAGCGACTTTGTTAAATAA